One genomic window of Stieleria sp. JC731 includes the following:
- a CDS encoding NAD-dependent epimerase/dehydratase family protein, with product MPSVLITGSSGFVGSCTREEFANAGWQTIGIGRRKTDQSSYIRADLAKPFTDDVLAAIKGVDVVLHAAARSSPWGTRKQFHAANVTATENIVQACQDNGCPKLLFVSSSSVYYRPEDQFGINEFTPLAVPAVNHYADSKQLAERVVKNYRGDWVILRPRAVYGKGDSVLFPRILAAAKAGKLPLLTRPDSPVVGDLISIDNLAHYIIKAATDKSILGEFNLTDNEPQEIIAFLLNVFDRLGIARPTKQIPVATAFRIARVIELLYGAFLPWKEPPITRFGVHVFAYSKVFDVANMLERLGPPPLTTAQSVDRFVAWVHEVDPYGLSQP from the coding sequence ATGCCTAGCGTCTTGATTACCGGTAGCAGTGGCTTTGTCGGAAGTTGCACGCGTGAGGAGTTTGCCAACGCAGGTTGGCAGACAATTGGGATCGGCCGAAGAAAAACCGATCAGTCCAGCTATATTCGTGCTGATCTTGCAAAGCCCTTCACGGACGATGTGCTCGCCGCGATCAAAGGCGTCGATGTGGTGCTGCATGCTGCTGCACGAAGTTCTCCTTGGGGGACAAGGAAGCAATTCCATGCTGCCAACGTTACCGCGACGGAGAACATCGTGCAGGCTTGCCAGGATAACGGCTGTCCCAAATTATTGTTCGTCTCGTCATCCAGTGTGTACTATCGTCCCGAAGATCAATTCGGGATTAACGAGTTCACTCCGTTGGCCGTTCCGGCGGTGAACCACTATGCCGATTCCAAACAGCTTGCCGAACGCGTTGTCAAAAACTACCGTGGCGACTGGGTGATCTTGAGACCCAGGGCGGTCTATGGCAAAGGCGACAGTGTTTTGTTTCCACGGATTTTAGCAGCGGCGAAAGCCGGGAAGCTGCCTTTGCTAACGCGACCTGATTCACCGGTCGTCGGAGACCTGATCTCCATTGACAACCTCGCGCATTACATCATCAAAGCGGCAACAGACAAGTCAATTTTGGGTGAATTCAATCTCACCGATAATGAACCACAAGAGATCATTGCTTTCTTGCTAAACGTATTTGATCGGTTGGGAATCGCAAGGCCGACCAAGCAGATTCCTGTCGCGACAGCCTTTCGAATCGCACGGGTGATCGAACTGCTCTACGGGGCATTTTTGCCTTGGAAAGAACCTCCGATCACTCGGTTTGGTGTTCATGTCTTTGCCTATTCAAAGGTCTTCGATGTGGCCAATATGTTGGAAAGGTTGGGACCGCCGCCTTTGACAACTGCCCAGTCGGTTGATCGGTTTGTCGCTTGGGTGCACGAAGTCGACCCGTACGGGCTGAGTCAGCCGTGA
- a CDS encoding redoxin domain-containing protein has translation MPYRNRIKQLTFLSQRLLACVCFLAAVATHQELLGADARTLPAFDLPSIDGTKVNLSKDSASPVTVLFFVGTECPLVKIYASRVQKTVQAINSTTADQANAVRLIGVCSTAQDSLDDLKRFADEQQIGFTLVKDFGGEVGKSVGAKRTSEVVVVDQNLAIRYQGRVDDEYEPGVSRTKANRDDLAEAINEVLGGKDVSVPMTNSVGCLIGYASDEPVTTDLTYARDIAPILDRQCNECHREGDIAPFALTDYAEVVGWGPMMVEVMDEQRMPPWHADPNFGKFLNARHMPEKEKQTIKEWVNGGMPFGNVDDLPKKSINQPLAVTKDGNEWQFSREPDVVVPMAKQPFLVPADESVDYQYYVVDPGFKEDTWVVGTEVRPGNRSVVHHCIVFIRPPDNADFRGIGWLGAYVPGQRGAEFPPGYARRIPAGSKLVFQMHYTPTGTPQEDLTQVGLLLGKKEEIDREIITLTAINSEFEIPPHADDYPVTASIRQLPNVGELLAVAPHMHLRGKSFRVFANHADSSGNEATPETLLSVPNYDFNWQHVYAFAEPLPLNTVDKIWFEAQFDNSANNPANPDPSAPIYWGDQTDEEMAIGFFEVAIPRNVTDRLRQQAVKRTDQSSALSSQDKQKAQQLAEKYITRWDKNQDGKLNRDELPRSVAHFGMDQLDRNGNGTIELEEIEQLHLRRLKNQTN, from the coding sequence ATGCCTTATCGAAACCGGATCAAGCAGCTGACGTTTCTCAGCCAACGACTATTGGCCTGTGTATGCTTCTTGGCCGCCGTCGCAACTCATCAAGAATTGCTGGGTGCGGATGCCCGGACGTTACCGGCGTTTGATCTACCCAGTATCGACGGGACCAAAGTTAACCTGTCGAAAGATTCAGCCTCGCCAGTCACGGTTTTGTTTTTCGTTGGCACCGAGTGTCCTTTGGTAAAGATCTATGCCAGCCGTGTTCAGAAAACGGTTCAAGCGATCAACAGCACCACAGCTGACCAAGCGAATGCCGTACGTTTGATCGGAGTCTGCAGCACGGCACAGGACTCGCTTGATGACCTGAAACGCTTTGCCGACGAGCAGCAGATCGGATTCACCTTGGTCAAAGACTTTGGCGGAGAAGTCGGAAAAAGCGTCGGTGCGAAACGCACATCGGAAGTCGTCGTTGTCGACCAAAACTTGGCGATTCGCTACCAAGGTCGCGTCGACGATGAATACGAACCCGGTGTCTCCCGAACGAAAGCGAATCGTGATGATTTGGCCGAAGCGATCAACGAAGTGCTCGGTGGCAAAGACGTCTCGGTTCCGATGACGAATTCGGTCGGTTGTCTGATCGGCTATGCCAGCGATGAACCGGTCACGACGGACTTAACTTACGCACGCGACATCGCTCCAATTCTTGATCGCCAATGCAACGAATGTCACCGCGAAGGCGACATCGCTCCATTCGCCCTAACTGACTATGCCGAAGTTGTCGGCTGGGGCCCAATGATGGTTGAGGTCATGGACGAACAACGCATGCCGCCATGGCACGCCGATCCAAACTTCGGAAAGTTTTTGAACGCTCGGCACATGCCCGAAAAGGAAAAGCAAACGATCAAAGAATGGGTTAACGGAGGGATGCCATTTGGCAACGTCGATGACCTGCCAAAGAAATCCATCAACCAACCACTGGCGGTCACCAAAGATGGGAACGAATGGCAGTTCTCTCGCGAACCCGACGTCGTGGTTCCGATGGCGAAGCAACCGTTCCTGGTCCCGGCAGACGAATCCGTGGACTACCAGTACTACGTCGTTGACCCAGGATTCAAAGAGGACACGTGGGTCGTCGGTACGGAAGTTCGCCCCGGAAACCGATCGGTCGTTCACCACTGCATCGTCTTCATTCGCCCACCGGACAATGCTGATTTCCGTGGTATCGGTTGGCTAGGTGCCTACGTCCCTGGTCAACGAGGTGCGGAGTTCCCGCCGGGATACGCGCGGCGGATTCCGGCAGGATCGAAACTCGTTTTCCAAATGCACTACACGCCGACCGGCACTCCGCAAGAAGATCTAACGCAAGTCGGTCTATTGCTTGGAAAGAAAGAGGAAATCGATCGGGAGATCATCACACTGACGGCGATTAATAGCGAGTTCGAAATTCCACCACATGCCGATGACTACCCGGTCACCGCGTCGATCCGACAATTGCCCAATGTCGGCGAATTGCTTGCCGTAGCACCGCACATGCACCTCCGTGGCAAAAGCTTTCGTGTGTTTGCAAATCATGCGGATTCATCTGGCAACGAAGCCACACCAGAAACGCTGCTATCGGTTCCGAACTATGACTTCAATTGGCAACATGTCTATGCCTTTGCAGAGCCTCTGCCGTTGAACACGGTCGATAAAATTTGGTTCGAAGCACAATTCGATAACTCCGCCAACAATCCTGCCAATCCTGATCCGAGTGCGCCAATCTACTGGGGCGACCAAACAGATGAAGAAATGGCAATCGGATTTTTCGAAGTGGCGATCCCGCGAAACGTGACAGACCGGTTGCGTCAACAGGCAGTCAAACGCACCGATCAATCATCCGCACTGAGTTCCCAAGACAAACAAAAAGCTCAACAGCTTGCCGAGAAATACATCACTCGTTGGGACAAGAACCAGGACGGCAAACTCAATCGTGATGAACTGCCACGATCAGTTGCTCATTTCGGAATGGACCAGCTCGACCGAAACGGGAACGGAACGATCGAATTGGAAGAGATCGAACAACTACACCTACGACGACTTAAAAATCAAACGAATTGA
- a CDS encoding DUF4670 domain-containing protein has product MLSIQLRTKRLWFCVFAGLGLLVSLPTNVMAQGASGRRNQRQQEQAQRNYQLQMQKAAENQAQLPSDPQLLSLHRDFIVKAEKLAVEYERKKQFDKAREVLEAMVRLVPKHAEAEAGLQRIRQMQTMADRKVIDVDANSGWQDTGVTLQEGMPVHIEVRGTWKVVLETDHQGIDIPEKLRPRDSRIKLGTLIGVVATSPSDLETAKAFPIQPGKDFVNKQTGRLYLRMFDIDPADNEGKIFVGIQSTFAN; this is encoded by the coding sequence ATGCTATCGATTCAACTTCGAACCAAGCGGCTTTGGTTTTGCGTCTTCGCGGGTTTAGGGTTATTGGTCAGTCTGCCAACAAACGTCATGGCTCAGGGGGCTTCAGGTCGTCGAAATCAGCGACAGCAAGAACAAGCTCAACGCAATTATCAGCTGCAAATGCAAAAGGCTGCTGAAAATCAGGCTCAGTTGCCAAGCGATCCACAGCTTCTAAGCTTGCACCGCGACTTCATTGTCAAAGCCGAAAAGCTTGCCGTCGAGTACGAACGTAAAAAGCAGTTCGACAAAGCTCGTGAAGTTCTTGAAGCGATGGTTCGCTTGGTTCCCAAGCATGCCGAAGCCGAAGCGGGGCTGCAACGGATTCGTCAAATGCAGACGATGGCCGATCGCAAGGTCATCGATGTCGATGCGAATTCCGGATGGCAGGATACCGGGGTGACGTTGCAAGAAGGCATGCCAGTGCACATCGAAGTTCGTGGGACATGGAAGGTTGTTTTAGAAACCGACCATCAAGGGATCGATATTCCTGAAAAGCTGCGACCGAGAGACTCTCGCATCAAGCTGGGCACATTGATCGGAGTCGTTGCCACTTCACCATCTGACTTGGAAACGGCAAAAGCATTTCCGATTCAACCGGGCAAGGACTTCGTCAATAAACAGACCGGTCGATTGTATCTGCGGATGTTCGATATCGATCCAGCAGATAACGAAGGAAAGATCTTCGTCGGGATCCAAAGCACCTTCGCAAATTAG
- a CDS encoding DUF4185 domain-containing protein, with product MIRHICGRPTLAFLTLSLACLIAPQGALAIEPCRIRVVDAQDGWPVPLVELRTTHHVRFVTDNAGVVAFDLPELMDTQIWLTVQGHGYNVPKDGFGYRGVRVTPTEGGEITIKVNRELPARRLGRITGGGLFAESQKLGEHLDWKEQRILGCDSVQNAIYQGKTYWAWGDTTLASYPLGRFNTIGASSVIQPLDDFQPPIKLRYDYFTDDDGVPRNVAPMPGKGPTWLMGYASLPDAAGKEHLVATYSKIEPPLAEYEVGLCVWNDATNYFEQAKVIWEKSRDQSRPRPTPQGHAVIWKDDNAKQWALFGDPLPTLRCEATFESWSDPSTWELLEPQHSIPAKNSGESIRPHRGAIAWNAYRKKWVTVFTQFGGDMSHLGELWYAEADSPMGPWGDAIKVVTHDKYTFYNPQLHPEFTENGSPILLFQATYTYTFSSTSDPTPRHDYNQVLYRLDLDQLVEKE from the coding sequence ATGATCAGACATATTTGCGGCCGTCCGACACTCGCGTTCTTGACGCTATCACTGGCTTGTTTAATTGCTCCACAAGGTGCACTGGCGATTGAGCCTTGTCGGATTCGAGTCGTGGATGCCCAAGACGGTTGGCCTGTTCCGTTGGTCGAATTGCGAACAACGCATCATGTTCGTTTCGTCACCGACAATGCGGGAGTCGTCGCATTTGATCTTCCCGAATTGATGGACACCCAGATTTGGTTGACGGTCCAGGGGCACGGCTACAACGTACCCAAAGACGGTTTCGGTTATCGCGGCGTCCGTGTGACTCCGACTGAGGGCGGCGAGATCACGATCAAAGTCAATCGCGAATTGCCCGCGCGTCGATTGGGGCGAATCACCGGTGGCGGACTATTTGCAGAAAGCCAAAAACTGGGTGAGCACCTCGATTGGAAGGAACAACGCATCTTGGGCTGCGACAGCGTTCAAAATGCGATTTATCAAGGCAAAACCTATTGGGCCTGGGGTGACACAACGTTGGCCAGTTATCCGCTGGGACGTTTCAATACGATTGGTGCATCATCGGTGATTCAACCGCTCGATGATTTTCAACCGCCAATCAAGCTTCGCTACGATTACTTTACCGACGACGATGGGGTCCCACGCAATGTCGCCCCCATGCCAGGCAAAGGGCCAACGTGGTTGATGGGCTACGCCAGTTTGCCTGATGCGGCAGGCAAGGAACATCTTGTCGCGACCTATTCAAAGATTGAACCGCCGCTTGCGGAATATGAGGTCGGTTTGTGTGTCTGGAATGATGCCACGAACTACTTTGAACAGGCAAAAGTCATTTGGGAAAAGTCCCGCGATCAATCACGTCCCCGCCCGACACCGCAAGGACATGCGGTGATATGGAAAGATGACAACGCAAAGCAATGGGCGTTGTTCGGTGATCCACTTCCCACATTACGATGCGAAGCAACGTTTGAATCGTGGTCAGATCCAAGTACCTGGGAGTTGCTCGAACCCCAGCATTCGATTCCTGCAAAGAACTCTGGTGAATCGATTCGTCCCCATCGTGGCGCGATCGCTTGGAATGCCTATCGCAAAAAATGGGTGACAGTATTCACGCAGTTTGGTGGCGACATGTCGCATCTTGGCGAGCTTTGGTATGCCGAAGCAGATTCGCCGATGGGGCCGTGGGGTGACGCGATTAAAGTTGTCACGCACGACAAGTACACTTTTTACAACCCGCAGTTGCATCCCGAATTCACGGAGAACGGTTCACCAATCTTGCTTTTCCAAGCGACCTACACCTACACCTTTTCAAGTACCAGCGATCCGACCCCTCGGCACGATTACAACCAAGTGCTCTATCGATTGGACCTGGATCAGTTGGTCGAGAAAGAATAG